DNA sequence from the Aquamicrobium lusatiense genome:
CAAATGTGGAAAAATCCGCCCGTAAAACCCGGGAGCAATATGTAAAATGGGGGCTTGCCCCTGATGAATATGACCAGTCAGCTCTCCATCGGCTGACCGGTACGGACTATTATCGCTATGGTTTGGATTCATTGACCCGTGCATTGGTACAACCAGCTGCATTGCATCGTGGTCTTGCCGATGTCTTGCCGGATAATGTGCGGCTTCTTGAAGAAACAACGGTCTTTGAGATTGGAGAAAAGGCACCGTTTTCCATTCGCACCAGCCGTGGGGATTTCAGTACAGGACGGGTTTTTCTTACCAATAATCTGCATGCCCGCGCCCTTGGTTTTGGGGGCAGCAGAATGGTGGGAATATATACTTATGGAGCCTTTACACCGGAACTCGACGATCATGATCTGATGGGACTTGGCACGGAGGCCGACTGGGGAATTCTGCCGGCGCATCGTATGGGCACGACCCTGCGAAAGGTGGGTCGTCGTCTTCTTATCCGCAGCGGCGATTCCTATGAGCATGAAAATGATCCTGAAGCGGTAAGGCAGATGCTTCATACGCTTTACCGCAACCGCTTCCCGCATTTGCGCAATGATGAACTGGAATTTGTCTGGGGCGGGCTTACCGCCGTCTCCCATAATGGCGGCTTCATCTTTGGAGAGATGCGTCCCGGTGTTTTCGTTTCGGCGGGTTGTGGAGGGGCGGGCGTTGTCCGCGGTTCCATTCATGGCGAGCTTCTGGCTGAGCTTGCCTGCGGTGAGCACTCAAAACTCCTTGAAAACCGCTTGAGAATGAAGGGGCCGAACTGGCTGCCCCCTGAACCGCTACGCGGCTTTGGCGCAAAAATTCAGATTCGGTTCGAACAATGGCAGGCCGGACGGGAGCGCTGATCTGACAATGACATCTGAGAGCAAATCCCCGAGACCGTCATTCCAGCAGGGGACCAACGCATGCCCCCTTCTTGTTTATGCGGGTATTCCCGTGCGGTACGCGTCTGATCGGGCGCTTCGTTCACGGTTCCGACCAATCGGGATAGCGCCGAGTTACTGCGAGAAAATAATCCCACAGCATGTTGCTGAGGGCACCATCCGTGTTGGCGAAGATTGGCCGCTTTCAGCTTTAACCCGATAAGCGTAGTGCCGCCAACGGAAACGACCGTTACGCAAAGAAATCGGGTATGTTGGTGATCTGAACATCTAATTTTGAGATGTTACTGTTGCTATTCCCAAGGTCCGGCATCTTTTGCGTAACGACTACGTCAGAGAGGCAGCGAGAGCGTGAAGAGTACTCTCTCCCACTGGGAGCAGCGCCCTCGGCTTGGAAAAGCCAGCCAACAGTTCAAGCGATTATCCGTTTTGATCAGCAATCTCCAGTCCTACCTGTGCCAGAACACTACCGCGATTGTTGACTGCTGTCACCGATATTAGTCCGCTCAGCCGACAAGAGTTCTCCAGCCGAAAGCGCGCCAACAGCCTCGTCACGGCGCCGCAGGCGCATGGACACTTTCTTGCCTACATGCAGCGTGGTCAGCGTTTTTGCGCGTAGACGACGAGGCGCAGATGCTGTCCGCCATCAACGGTAAGCGATGTGTGCTCAAACTCCAGGGGCTTCCCCCCGACACGGATCACCCGGGTGCCGGTGCAAGGCGCATGGACGTCCTGACTGCGCCACCAGCTTTTGAACGCGCGCGAAACCGCCTCCAGTTCCGCCACCAGCCTTCCGGCATCGGCATCTTCCCGTGCGGCGGCGAAATCACGGCGGAAGCTCGCCAGCATCGCCGGCGCCTGTTCTTCCCAGTCAACGATCGCATCGCGCAGCGCGGAATCCGTAAAAAGCAGCCGTAGCATGTTTCGCTGGCCGGGTTCATGGCCATTGAACCCGAACAGC
Encoded proteins:
- a CDS encoding NAD(P)/FAD-dependent oxidoreductase gives rise to the protein MTSAPAYNSGSGWNALLPPRIARTEAPAERGFPAIVIGAGFTGLATARRLAELRPNDQVVLIDASVMGEGASGRNSGYLLINPGEPSANAANFADDWANRQFSLARAGFEILQKQVRRYNIGCDWNDAPVAVTAAATPNVEKSARKTREQYVKWGLAPDEYDQSALHRLTGTDYYRYGLDSLTRALVQPAALHRGLADVLPDNVRLLEETTVFEIGEKAPFSIRTSRGDFSTGRVFLTNNLHARALGFGGSRMVGIYTYGAFTPELDDHDLMGLGTEADWGILPAHRMGTTLRKVGRRLLIRSGDSYEHENDPEAVRQMLHTLYRNRFPHLRNDELEFVWGGLTAVSHNGGFIFGEMRPGVFVSAGCGGAGVVRGSIHGELLAELACGEHSKLLENRLRMKGPNWLPPEPLRGFGAKIQIRFEQWQAGRER